In one Lolium rigidum isolate FL_2022 chromosome 3, APGP_CSIRO_Lrig_0.1, whole genome shotgun sequence genomic region, the following are encoded:
- the LOC124697323 gene encoding luminal-binding protein-like: RSWVAFNNNGTLFGQAALKHAAVSPGTAVSGFKRLMGLGMHNAVVKREMELVPYKLFRTPYGTPGIQIQAEGGDARNFQTEEVDGILMGTTSDALTAPVRFTADQKHSLMAHARWDGGFSATRSVGEYVAAAAAYGLHEKPRHGKVILVFHMGGRTTHATRFKFRYRDGLAHHLGASYEAQLGGADLTGRVVDHFVELIKEKHHRDIRQDESALRKLWAACEIAKKTLSHREDAVVKAESVLDDGADFFARLTRAQFEELNGDLLARAVGTVERAVTWPAPPDQWESRKESVDAIILVGGSVRIPKIAQFFRDYFHGREAIVEEEAVIRGAAHLSRRESADFTLQCADYYSDYFGC, translated from the exons CGATCCTGGGTCGCCTTCAACAACAACGGCACACTCTTCGGGCAGGCCGCCTTGAAGCACGCCGCCGTTAGCCCCGGGACGGCCGTCTCTGGCTTCAAGCGCCTCATGGGCCTAGG GATGCATAACGCGGTGGTGAAGAGGGAGATGGAGCTAGTGCCGTACAAACTTTTTAGAACGCCATATGGAACGCCTGGAATTCAGATCCAGGCCGAGGGAGGCGACGCCAGGAATTTCCAAACCGAGGAAGTCGACGGTATCCTCAT GGGcactactagtgatgctctaacCGCCCCTGTGCGCTTCACGGCCGATCAGAAGCATTCTCTGATggcgcacgctcggtgggacggcGGCTTCTCCGCCACAAGGTCCGTGGGCGAGTAtgtggcggcggccgcggcgtacGGCCTTCACGAGAAGCCGCGCCATGGCAAGGTCATCCTTGTCTTCCATATGGGCGGCCGCACGACCCACGCCACGAGGTTCAAGTTCAGGTATAGGGATGGGCTGGCCCATCATTTGGGCGCAAGCTATGAAGCTCAGCTGGGCGGCGCCGACCTCACCGGCAGGGTTGTCGACCACTTTGTGGAACTGATCAAGGAGAAGCACCACCGGGACATCCGGCAGGACGAGAGCGCGCTCCGGAAGCTGTGGGCGGCGTGCGAGATCGCCAAGAAGACGTTGAGCCACCGGGAAGACGCTGTGGTGAAGGCCGAATCGGTCTTGGACGACGGCGCGGATTTCTTTGCGCGGCTCACGAGGGCACAGTTCGAGGAGCTGAACGGTGATCTGCTGGCGAGAGCCGTGGGCACTGTGGAGCGGGCGGTGACGTGGCCCGCCCCGCCCGACCAGTGGGAGAGCCGCAAGGAGAGCGTCGACGCGATCATCCTTGTCGGCGGTAGCGTGAGGATCCCCAAGATTGCCCAGTTTTTCAGGGACTACTTCCATGGGCGGGAGGCAATCGTCGAGGAGGAAGCGGTTATTCGCGGTGCTGCTCATCTCTCCCGTCGCGAATCTGCGGACTTCACGCTCCAGTGTGCTGATTACTACTCTGACTACTTTGGATgctga